The nucleotide window GTCTAGCCCTCGCGCGGCTTGAGGATCTCTTTCATGTCGATCGGCGTCCACTCCTGCGCGCCGGGTATCTTGAACCACAGCTCGTACCTTTCGGGGACGACCACCATCTGGTAGAGGGTGAGATCTGTCGTCGCTCCTAGCTCCTCGATCTTCGAATCCATGATGTCCATCATCACCTTTTCGTTGATCGTGCCCTTGAAGTGCTTGGCGAGGGTGAGGAGGTTCTGGCGGCGTGTACGCGTCATCCAATAGGTCTTATCGTCGGGACGCGGAAGCCCCCAGGAAAATTCCGTAAAATGATTTGTCAGCACCGTGAGGCCGGGGCGGGAGTGCGATTCGCGACGCTTGACCTCGAAGACCGGCCATTCAAAGCAGCGGGCAGTCTGTCCGTCCGCGACGCCGACGATATATGCGAAGTTGGCCTTCGTAGTTTGGAAGCAGCTCTCGATCTCGTCGAGCGTCGAGCAGTCGAGCAGAAAGCTGAACAGCTCCGTCACCGCGGGGACGCGGCTGTCATACCAGAGCGCGCCGCCGGATGGCATGCCGTTGTTGAGCTCCAGAAAGATGCCCTTTTCGTTCATGCCGTTGACGGCATATATCTCCCCCGCGTAACCGAGCGTCGCCACCGCTAGCGAGCCGTCGCCTGGGTGGAAGCAGGCGAGAACGATATCCTCGTCAAATTCTTTGAACCACGGGAGGTAGTCGTAATTTCTTCCGTAAACGAGGGGGCCTTCGGCATAGTCGCCCCATACCGCGATGCCGGAACATTGCTGCGGCATGATGGTCATCGCGGCGATGACTTCGAGGGCGTTGACAAGTTTGAGCTCCTCAAGTGTCAGAGTTGAACCTTCGCTCATTCCGCGCAAAACCTCTTTGAACTTGTAGGGGTAATTGGCGTAGAACTTTTGCGCCTGCTGTTTCAGCCCCTGAGGGTCGGCGCTCTCCTTCATGATTCGGCCGCAGATGGCCCTTTCGTATATATCACGAAGCTCGACCGCCATCAGCGCGCCGTACTGGCGCCCCATTTCACGCCAGGTACCGTGCAGGTCAATGATATTAAGTTTGTCTTTCTTTATCTTTGAACCTTTTTCAAAAGTTTCCATAAAGTCAGCCTCCCATCGTTGCCTCTCATGTTATATTATACACTGGTAGAGTTCTTAGGGAACCGCTGATTCTATGACCACGGCGCGCTGAGA belongs to Cloacibacillus sp. and includes:
- a CDS encoding C45 family peptidase, translated to METFEKGSKIKKDKLNIIDLHGTWREMGRQYGALMAVELRDIYERAICGRIMKESADPQGLKQQAQKFYANYPYKFKEVLRGMSEGSTLTLEELKLVNALEVIAAMTIMPQQCSGIAVWGDYAEGPLVYGRNYDYLPWFKEFDEDIVLACFHPGDGSLAVATLGYAGEIYAVNGMNEKGIFLELNNGMPSGGALWYDSRVPAVTELFSFLLDCSTLDEIESCFQTTKANFAYIVGVADGQTARCFEWPVFEVKRRESHSRPGLTVLTNHFTEFSWGLPRPDDKTYWMTRTRRQNLLTLAKHFKGTINEKVMMDIMDSKIEELGATTDLTLYQMVVVPERYELWFKIPGAQEWTPIDMKEILKPREG